One segment of Phaeacidiphilus oryzae TH49 DNA contains the following:
- a CDS encoding helix-turn-helix domain-containing protein gives MTAAARPHSEALHAPAAEQPRGGPTVLRMVLGGQLRRLREKSGITREAAGDAIRGSHAKISRLELGRVGFKERDISDLLTLYGVLEADERARYFELARRANEPGWWQRYGDVLTNWFETLIGLEEAASLIRTYEVQFIPGLLQTESYARSVVRLGHAQATERQVERRVELRLTRQKLLTAPDAPRLWAVIDEAALRRPLGTAEEMREQLEHLLEVAELPNVTLQVAPFAVGGHAAAGGPITILRFQTHDLPDIVYLEQLTSALYLDKEDDVDGYLTVMDRLCATAQQPAETIRFLKELISQSG, from the coding sequence ATGACCGCGGCCGCCAGGCCTCACAGCGAAGCGCTCCACGCTCCCGCCGCCGAGCAGCCGCGCGGCGGCCCCACCGTGCTGCGGATGGTGCTCGGCGGCCAACTCCGCAGGCTCCGCGAGAAGTCCGGGATCACCCGCGAGGCCGCGGGCGACGCCATCCGGGGTTCGCACGCCAAGATCAGCCGTCTCGAGCTCGGCCGGGTCGGCTTCAAGGAGCGCGACATCTCCGACCTCCTCACCCTCTACGGGGTGCTGGAGGCGGACGAGCGGGCGCGGTACTTCGAACTCGCCCGCCGCGCCAACGAGCCGGGCTGGTGGCAGCGGTACGGCGACGTCCTCACCAACTGGTTCGAGACGCTGATCGGCCTGGAGGAGGCCGCCTCCCTCATCCGCACCTACGAGGTGCAGTTCATCCCCGGCCTGCTGCAGACCGAGTCCTACGCCCGCTCGGTGGTCCGGCTCGGCCACGCCCAGGCGACGGAGCGGCAGGTGGAGCGCCGGGTCGAGCTGCGGCTGACCCGGCAGAAGCTGCTCACCGCGCCGGACGCCCCTCGCCTGTGGGCGGTGATCGACGAGGCCGCGCTGCGCCGCCCGCTCGGCACCGCCGAGGAGATGCGCGAGCAGCTCGAGCACCTCCTGGAGGTGGCCGAGCTGCCGAACGTCACCCTCCAGGTGGCCCCGTTCGCGGTCGGCGGCCACGCCGCCGCCGGCGGCCCGATCACCATCCTCCGGTTCCAGACCCACGACCTCCCCGACATCGTCTATCTGGAGCAGCTGACCAGCGCGCTCTACCTGGACAAGGAGGACGACGTGGACGGCTATCTGACGGTCATGGACCGGCTCTGCGCGACCGCCCAGCAGCCCGCCGAGACCATCCGCTTCCTCAAGGAACTGATCAGCCAGAGCGGCTGA
- a CDS encoding chaplin, with product MRIRTLVAAAAVAGVTVLGTATAASADSGAVGGAAGSPGVLSGNNLQLPIHIPINACGDSLDIIGLLNPAFGNVCANG from the coding sequence ATGCGCATCCGGACCCTCGTGGCCGCCGCCGCCGTCGCCGGCGTCACCGTCCTGGGCACCGCCACCGCCGCCAGCGCCGACTCCGGCGCCGTGGGCGGAGCCGCGGGCTCCCCCGGTGTCCTGTCGGGCAACAACCTCCAGCTGCCGATCCACATCCCGATCAACGCCTGTGGTGACTCGCTCGACATCATCGGCCTGCTCAACCCGGCCTTCGGCAACGTCTGCGCCAACGGCTGA
- a CDS encoding TetR/AcrR family transcriptional regulator, whose translation MAGRKQFDPEAALDQAMRVFWQRGYADASLDALGSATGLGRGSLYGAFGNKDALFRKCLDRYSAIYGAAFERALDGHSGDPVRAVRAFFDTVLARLADPAVPGGCLIAQSAAQAATLPAENGERVRGLLDQQRRRVRAALDGASAAPGALDELAGYVVAVNQALAVLSRAGATDAELRSVARLACDTVAGAVA comes from the coding sequence ATGGCCGGCCGGAAGCAGTTCGACCCCGAGGCGGCGCTGGACCAGGCGATGCGGGTGTTCTGGCAGCGCGGCTACGCCGACGCCTCGCTCGACGCGCTGGGCTCCGCCACCGGCCTCGGCCGGGGCTCGCTCTACGGGGCCTTCGGCAACAAGGACGCCCTCTTCCGCAAGTGCCTGGACCGCTACTCCGCGATCTACGGGGCGGCGTTCGAGCGGGCGCTCGACGGGCATTCCGGCGACCCGGTGCGGGCCGTCCGGGCCTTCTTCGACACGGTGCTGGCCCGGCTCGCCGATCCGGCGGTGCCCGGCGGCTGCCTGATCGCCCAGTCCGCCGCCCAGGCGGCGACGCTGCCCGCGGAGAACGGCGAGCGGGTGCGCGGACTGCTCGACCAGCAGCGGCGGCGGGTGCGCGCGGCGCTGGACGGCGCCTCCGCCGCGCCGGGGGCGCTGGACGAGCTGGCCGGATACGTGGTCGCGGTCAACCAGGCCCTCGCGGTGCTCAGCCGGGCCGGTGCCACCGACGCCGAGCTCCGCTCCGTCGCCCGCCTGGCCTGCGACACCGTGGCCGGCGCCGTGGCCTGA
- a CDS encoding alpha/beta fold hydrolase, protein MAAPTPPLPSAPPSAPPGPPPAAPEGSGSASGAPELPAGFGETFTSRYVDTGALRLHAVVGGRGPALLLICGWPQTWYAWRLLMPALAEHFSVVAVDPRGVGLSDKPATGYDTGTLAADLAALMDALGHARFSVAGHDVGMWTGYALAADHRERVERLALAEALVAGISPSPPLLGDHEANRRLWHFAFNRLDGLNEELVRGRERLYFGHQFATKAARPLPEHAVRQYTDPIAAGPEALSAAFGFYRELDRTMAQNQRRKERPLTIPVLTIAGADSLGGAVGGAMRLAAEDVREVILPQCGHYPAEEAPEATLAALTAFLTAR, encoded by the coding sequence ATGGCCGCCCCCACTCCCCCGCTTCCGTCCGCTCCTCCGTCCGCGCCTCCCGGCCCTCCGCCGGCCGCGCCGGAGGGCTCCGGCTCGGCGTCCGGGGCACCGGAACTGCCCGCCGGCTTCGGCGAGACCTTCACCAGCCGCTATGTGGACACCGGCGCACTGCGCCTCCACGCCGTCGTCGGCGGCCGGGGCCCCGCCCTGCTGCTGATCTGCGGCTGGCCGCAGACCTGGTACGCCTGGCGGCTGCTGATGCCGGCACTGGCCGAGCACTTCAGCGTGGTCGCCGTCGATCCGCGCGGGGTCGGGCTCTCCGACAAACCCGCGACCGGCTACGACACCGGCACCCTCGCGGCCGACCTGGCTGCGCTGATGGACGCACTGGGCCATGCGCGGTTCTCCGTGGCCGGCCACGACGTCGGCATGTGGACCGGCTACGCGCTGGCCGCGGACCACCGGGAGCGGGTGGAACGGCTCGCCCTGGCCGAGGCCCTGGTGGCCGGGATATCCCCCTCCCCGCCGCTGCTCGGCGACCACGAGGCCAACCGCCGGCTCTGGCACTTCGCCTTCAACCGGCTGGACGGACTCAACGAGGAACTGGTCCGCGGCCGGGAGCGGCTGTACTTCGGCCATCAGTTCGCCACGAAGGCCGCCCGCCCGCTGCCGGAGCACGCCGTCCGCCAGTACACCGACCCGATCGCCGCCGGCCCGGAGGCCCTCAGCGCCGCCTTCGGCTTCTACCGCGAGCTGGACCGCACCATGGCACAGAACCAGCGCCGCAAGGAGCGGCCGCTCACCATCCCCGTCCTCACCATCGCGGGCGCGGACTCCCTGGGCGGGGCGGTCGGCGGGGCCATGCGGCTCGCCGCGGAGGACGTCCGCGAGGTGATCCTCCCGCAGTGCGGCCACTACCCCGCCGAGGAGGCCCCGGAGGCGACCCTGGCCGCGCTGACGGCCTTCCTCACCGCGCGCTGA